A region from the Variovorax paradoxus genome encodes:
- a CDS encoding ABC transporter substrate-binding protein: MNPLRHVFSAAAVATLATALVPAHAQGVIKIGEVNSYKAQPAFLEPYKKGMELAVEEINAKGGVNGRKVELITRDDNANPGDAVRVAEELVAREKIDVLTGTFLSNTGLAVADFAKQKKIFFLAGEPLTDKMTWQGGNEYTFRLRPGTYMQAAMLVPEAAKLKKKRWAVVYPNYEYGQSAVAAFKTLLKAAQPDVEFVAEQAPPLGKVDAGAVVQALADAKPDAVFNVLFGADLSKFVREGNTRGLFKDRTVVSVLTGEPEYLDPLKDETPNGWIVTGYPWYGIQTPEHKAFFLAYHAKYKDYPRLGSVVGYSMIKSVAAGIDKAKSTETPKLVAAFKGLQVDTPFGKISYRAEDHQSTMGAFVGKTKNENGKGVMVDYTYFDGAKFQPSAADVKKSRAAD; the protein is encoded by the coding sequence ATGAACCCATTGCGTCACGTCTTCAGCGCCGCAGCCGTTGCCACGCTGGCCACCGCCCTCGTTCCTGCCCATGCCCAGGGCGTGATCAAGATCGGCGAGGTCAACAGCTACAAGGCCCAGCCCGCCTTCCTCGAGCCCTACAAGAAGGGCATGGAACTGGCCGTGGAAGAGATCAACGCCAAGGGCGGCGTCAACGGCCGCAAGGTGGAGCTCATCACGCGCGACGACAACGCCAACCCCGGCGATGCGGTGCGCGTGGCCGAGGAGCTGGTCGCGCGCGAGAAGATCGACGTGCTCACCGGCACCTTCCTGTCGAACACCGGCCTGGCCGTGGCCGACTTCGCCAAGCAGAAGAAAATCTTCTTCCTGGCCGGCGAGCCGCTGACCGACAAGATGACCTGGCAGGGCGGCAACGAATACACCTTCCGCCTGCGCCCCGGCACCTACATGCAGGCCGCGATGCTGGTGCCCGAAGCGGCCAAGCTCAAGAAGAAGCGCTGGGCCGTCGTGTACCCCAACTACGAATACGGCCAGTCGGCCGTGGCTGCGTTCAAGACGCTGCTGAAGGCCGCGCAGCCCGATGTCGAGTTCGTTGCCGAACAGGCGCCGCCGCTCGGCAAGGTCGATGCGGGTGCCGTGGTGCAGGCGCTGGCCGATGCCAAGCCCGATGCGGTCTTCAACGTGCTGTTCGGCGCCGACCTTTCCAAGTTCGTGCGCGAAGGCAATACCCGTGGCCTGTTCAAGGACCGCACGGTGGTGAGCGTCTTGACCGGCGAGCCCGAGTACCTCGACCCGCTCAAGGACGAAACGCCCAACGGCTGGATCGTGACCGGCTATCCCTGGTACGGCATCCAGACGCCCGAGCACAAGGCCTTCTTCCTCGCGTACCACGCCAAGTACAAGGACTACCCGCGCCTCGGTTCGGTGGTGGGCTACAGCATGATCAAGTCGGTGGCGGCCGGCATCGACAAGGCCAAGAGCACCGAGACGCCGAAGCTCGTGGCCGCCTTCAAGGGCCTGCAGGTCGACACGCCGTTCGGCAAGATCAGCTACCGCGCCGAAGACCATCAATCCACGATGGGCGCCTTCGTCGGCAAGACCAAGAACGAGAACGGCAAGGGCGTGATGGTCGACTACACGTATTTCGACGGCGCCAAGTTCCAGCCGAGCGCCGCCGACGTCAAGAAGTCCCGCGCCGCGGACTGA